A stretch of the Ornithodoros turicata isolate Travis chromosome 4, ASM3712646v1, whole genome shotgun sequence genome encodes the following:
- the LOC135392717 gene encoding chymotrypsin A-like — MDHLVPPADLAIAANMIRAVLFVLVALGYTSATTVVCRTTTLHVTLHREVVVVTPGYDRAENYPNSYVCAITLTAPLTTQKVRVDFEDFDLESSALCRADRLDIQEVQGKNLNLVGSYCSTVRPKSYVSLTNSLNLSFVSDELRSGRGFRIRVTPTNSRIVCGSGEFQCSDRECVSASKRCDGIYDCQDASDEKRCPRRPNLQRSQCGRPVVQPDAVSNDRIVGGHEAVPHSWPWQVGVQRKLSEPLNHFCGGTIISNQWIVCAAHCFLGVIGADEVIIKAGLHDMLNPSEQLQIRTPNVIIKHENFLGGLDLNYDIALVQVSVPFNFTDTVRPSCLPEDEEPLPVNATCYSSGWGQTRGSGSAFRLKQTRLKVEDVNYCRSGPRARIAKLGYHGNNSICTTSLDMISGLCHGDSGGPLECKAEDGRWVVYGVASLTADNTIVGTVCGMGGATLWNSVARHRLWILQQITSYRTGLATDL; from the exons ATGGACCATTTAGTACCACCGGCTGACTTGGCTATAGCAGCAAATATGATACGGGCAGTCCTGTTTGTGCTCGTGGCTCTAG GCTACACCAGTGCTACCACCGTCGTCTGTAGAACCACCACCTTGCACGTGACGCTCCACCGAGAAGTCGTGGTTGTGACACCGGGTTACGACCGGGCCGAGAACTACCCTAACTCCTACGTTTGTGCCATAACGCTCACGGCACCTCTCACGACGCAG AAGGTTCGCGTCGATTTCGAAGACTTCGATTTGGAATCGAGCGCTCTGTGCCGCGCCGACCGACTGGACATCCAAGAGGTGCAAGGAAAAAACCTGAACCTCGTGGGTTCCTACTGTTCCACGGTACGACCAAAATCCTATGTGTCTCTCACGAACAGTCTCAACTTGTCCTTCGTGAGCGACGAGCTACGCTCTGGACGAGGATTCAGGATCCGTGTCACGCCGACCAATTCACGAA TTGTCTGCGGCAGCGGAGAGTTCCAGTGCAGTGACCGAGAGTGCGTTTCTGCTTCCAAGCGCTGCGATGGCATCTACGACTGTCAAGACGCATCGGACGAAAAACGCTGCC CCAGGAGGCCCAATTTGCAGAGATCCCAATGCGGAAGGCCCGTGGTCCAGCCAGACGCAGTGTCGAATGACCGTATAGTCGGTGGCCATGAAGCTGTTCCGCATAGTTGGCCGTGGCAAGTGGGCGTGCAGAGGAAGCTGAGCGAACCATTAAACCATTTCTGTGGAGGCACCATCATCTCAAACCAATGGATCGTCTGCGCTGCACATTGCTTCCTAGG AGTGATAGGTGCAGATGAGGTCATTATTAAGGCTGGCCTTCACGATATGCTGAACCCTAGTGAGCAACTACAGATCAGGACGCCAAACGTCATTATCAAGCACGAA AATTTCCTAGGCGGATTAGATTTGAACTACGATATTGCCCTGGTCCAGGTTTCTGTTCCATTCAACTTCACGGACACCGTACGCCCATCATGTTTGCCTGAAGACGAGGAACCTCTTCCAGTGAATGCCACTTGTTACTCCAGTGGATGGGGACAGACTCGAG GCAGCGGCAGCGCTTTCCGTCTGAAACAGACTAGGCTTAAGGTTGAAGACGTCAACTACTGCCGAAGCGGTCCCAGGGCGCGCATCGCAAAGTTAGGCTACCACGGAAATAACTCTATCTGCACAACAAGTTTGGACATGATCTCCGGACTCTGTCAT GGAGATAGTGGAGGTCCCCTGGAATGCAAGGCTGAAGACGGCCGGTGGGTTGTCTATGGAGTCGCCAGCCTGACCGCAGACAACACTATCGTTGGCACTGTCTGCGGCATGGGTGGAGCCACACTTTGGAACAGTGTAGCCAGACACAGGTTGTGGATACTACAACAGATTACTTCGTACCGTACCGGTCTAGCGACGGATCTGTGA
- the LOC135390679 gene encoding protein GVQW3-like gives MADNEVSAHIEQRIVIEFLVNEGVKSSEIHRRLQAQYGHDTLSHSKAFEWCKRFRDGRTSVQEDPGRGGTEPSVRVPENIQLVERLTLKDRRITCLELARKTDLSVGTLNTIIHEHLQFRKVSSRWVLRQLSVFDRQRRLEGRRQGRLELSQELRYRFDTGGQPFLDRIIMCDETWVHHFTPESKGASKQ, from the coding sequence atggccgacaacgaggtgagcgcgcacatcgaacagcgaattgtcatcgAGTTTCTCGtcaatgaaggcgtaaagtcatctgaaattcacagaagacttcaggctcagtatggccacgatacacttagccacagcaaagcgtttgagtggtgcaaacgatttcgagacggccgtacatcagtgcaggaagATCCCGGCAGGGGCGGcacagagcccagtgtcagagttcctgagaacatccaacttgtcgAGCGCCTGaccctcaaggaccgacggataacatgtctcgaactggctcgaaagacggacctttctgtgggaacgttgaacactatcattcatgaacacctccagtttcggaaagttagttcCCGTTGGGTCctgaggcagctctccgtgtttgaccggcagagaagactggaggGAAGAAGACAGGGAAGACTGGAgctctcccaagagctaaggtaccgtttcgacactggagggcagccgttccttgatcggatcatcatgTGCGATGAAAcatgggtgcaccatttcactcctgagtctaaaggcgcatcaaaacagtga